The following proteins come from a genomic window of Pseudomonas syringae:
- a CDS encoding tetratricopeptide repeat protein, which produces MQHWKRTIEQANRCFSLGEWVEARELYLQALALAQVLFERWPDVDEAVAACVISHHNLADLHLSLGQPEESAEYLCAIHQHLLQTMQSQRLTPALREAALRHSSKTYAELLSFISEHGEYPRTHRLLNSSSEHTRSSLQRHSATHSGLFYGAH; this is translated from the coding sequence ATGCAGCATTGGAAACGCACCATTGAACAGGCCAACCGCTGTTTCAGTCTGGGTGAGTGGGTTGAAGCCCGTGAGCTGTACCTCCAGGCGCTGGCCCTGGCACAAGTGCTTTTCGAGCGTTGGCCAGACGTCGATGAAGCCGTTGCGGCGTGTGTGATTTCCCATCACAACCTGGCGGACCTGCACCTCAGCCTGGGGCAGCCAGAAGAAAGCGCCGAATACCTGTGCGCAATCCATCAGCACCTGTTGCAGACCATGCAGAGCCAGCGGCTGACGCCCGCTCTGCGCGAAGCGGCCCTGCGCCACAGCAGCAAGACCTACGCCGAGCTACTGAGCTTTATCAGCGAGCATGGCGAATACCCGCGCACCCATCGACTGCTGAACAGCAGCAGTGAGCACACGCGCTCATCGCTGCAGCGCCATTCAGCGACTCATTCCGGACTTTTTTACGGAGCACACTGA
- the pmbA gene encoding metalloprotease PmbA: MSATQSVGPQALPELQEQVEQIIAEARRQGASACEVAVSVDQGLSTSVRQREVETVEFNRDQGFGITLYVGQRKGSASTSATGADAIRETVAAALAIAEHTSEDESSGLADAALMAKEVMDFDLYHTWDITPEQAIEKALICEAAAFEADSRIKNADGTTLNTHQGCRVYGNSNGFIGGYASTRHSLSCVMIAEGEGQMQRDYWYDVNRKGQLLADAESIGRKAAQRAASRLGARPVPTCEVPVLFAAELAGGLFGSFLGAISGGNLYRKSSFLEGSLGQRLFPEWMTIDERPHLRHAMGSSAFDSDGLATYAKPFVDKGDLVSYVLSTYSGRKLGMPSTANAGGVHNLFVTHGSEDQDALIRRMGRGLLVTELMGSGLNMVTGDYSRGAAGFWVENGEIQFPVQEVTIAGNMRDMFKQIVAVGSDLELRSNIRTGSVLIERMMVAGS; encoded by the coding sequence ATGAGTGCAACCCAAAGCGTCGGCCCACAGGCCTTGCCCGAATTGCAGGAACAAGTCGAGCAGATCATCGCCGAAGCGAGGCGTCAGGGTGCCAGCGCCTGTGAAGTGGCGGTGTCGGTGGACCAAGGGCTGTCGACATCGGTCCGCCAGCGTGAAGTCGAAACCGTCGAGTTCAATCGTGACCAGGGTTTTGGTATTACGTTGTACGTTGGGCAGCGCAAAGGCTCGGCCAGCACGTCTGCGACCGGCGCCGATGCCATTCGCGAAACCGTAGCCGCCGCCCTGGCGATTGCCGAACACACCTCCGAAGATGAAAGCTCCGGGCTGGCCGACGCTGCGCTGATGGCCAAGGAGGTCATGGATTTTGACCTTTATCACACTTGGGACATCACGCCCGAGCAGGCCATCGAGAAAGCGTTGATCTGCGAAGCGGCAGCGTTCGAGGCCGACAGCCGGATCAAGAACGCCGACGGCACCACCCTCAATACCCATCAGGGCTGCCGCGTATACGGCAACAGCAATGGGTTCATCGGCGGCTATGCGTCGACCCGGCATAGCCTGAGTTGCGTGATGATTGCCGAAGGCGAAGGCCAGATGCAGCGCGACTACTGGTATGACGTCAACCGCAAGGGCCAGTTGCTGGCCGATGCCGAGAGCATTGGCCGCAAGGCCGCGCAACGGGCGGCGAGCCGCCTGGGCGCGCGGCCTGTGCCTACCTGTGAAGTGCCGGTGCTGTTTGCCGCTGAACTGGCGGGTGGCTTGTTCGGCAGTTTTCTCGGCGCTATCTCTGGCGGCAACCTGTATCGCAAGTCGTCATTTCTCGAGGGCTCTCTTGGCCAGCGACTGTTCCCGGAGTGGATGACCATCGATGAGCGTCCACACCTGAGGCACGCCATGGGCAGTTCCGCGTTCGACAGCGATGGCCTGGCGACGTATGCCAAACCCTTCGTGGACAAAGGCGATCTGGTGTCCTACGTGCTGAGCACCTATTCCGGCCGCAAGCTGGGCATGCCAAGCACCGCCAATGCGGGCGGCGTTCATAACCTGTTCGTTACTCATGGTTCCGAAGATCAGGATGCGCTGATCCGGCGCATGGGCCGTGGTTTGCTGGTCACTGAGTTGATGGGCAGCGGCCTGAACATGGTCACCGGTGATTACTCGCGTGGCGCAGCGGGCTTCTGGGTCGAGAACGGCGAGATTCAGTTTCCGGTTCAGGAAGTGACTATTGCCGGGAACATGCGCGACATGTTCAAACAGATCGTCGCCGTGGGCAGCGATCTCGAACTGCGCAGCAACATCCGCACCGGCTCGGTACTGATCGAGCGCATGATGGTGGCGGGGAGCTGA
- a CDS encoding superoxide dismutase yields the protein MSHTLPALPYAYDALEPHIDAQTMEIHYTKHHQTYITNLNAAVDGTEFADWSVEKLVASVKQLPENLRPAVINQGGGHANHSLFWEVMVPGGGGLPQGAIAAAIDEQLGGFDSFKEAFTKAALTRFGSGWAWLSVTPDKKLVVESSGNQDSPLMNGNTPILGLDVWEHAYYLRYQNRRPEYINAFYNVINWQEVARRYQAALA from the coding sequence ATGTCTCATACCTTGCCAGCACTGCCGTACGCCTACGATGCACTAGAGCCGCACATTGATGCGCAGACCATGGAAATCCACTACACCAAGCATCACCAGACCTATATCACCAACCTCAATGCGGCGGTCGACGGCACTGAATTCGCCGACTGGTCGGTTGAAAAACTCGTCGCCAGCGTCAAGCAACTGCCTGAAAACCTGCGCCCGGCGGTGATCAATCAAGGTGGAGGTCATGCCAACCATTCGCTGTTCTGGGAAGTCATGGTGCCCGGCGGTGGCGGCTTGCCACAAGGCGCGATCGCCGCTGCAATAGACGAGCAATTGGGTGGCTTTGACAGCTTCAAGGAGGCCTTTACCAAAGCCGCACTGACGCGTTTTGGCAGTGGATGGGCCTGGCTGAGCGTGACCCCTGACAAAAAACTGGTAGTCGAAAGCAGCGGCAATCAGGACAGCCCGCTGATGAATGGCAACACACCCATTCTGGGGCTGGACGTGTGGGAACATGCCTACTACCTGCGCTACCAGAACCGCCGTCCCGAATACATCAACGCGTTCTACAACGTGATCAACTGGCAGGAAGTAGCCCGACGCTATCAGGCTGCTCTGGCCTGA